The Daucus carota subsp. sativus chromosome 7, DH1 v3.0, whole genome shotgun sequence genome window below encodes:
- the LOC108196727 gene encoding protein STRUBBELIG-RECEPTOR FAMILY 8, which produces MERKRWRLFLEALVLVELIIFGFGLVQGTTDPSDVQALQVLYTSLNNPSQLTGWKSSGGDPCAESWKGISCEGSAVVSIQISGLGLSGSMGYMLNGLVKLRTLDLSGNNFHDAIPYQLPPNLTSFNIAHNNLTGNLPYSIATMFSLNYLNASSNSLAQSIGDIFLNLTDLSTVDLSSNNFSGDLPASLNTVSNLSTLHLQNNQLTGSLNVLTGLPLTDLNVANNQFNGWIPRELISIPNFRYDGNSFNNGPAPPPPPYTPPPPGRSHNNRSNSPSSKKPGDSGGRSSNPSNGNKKGLTAGAIIGIVVGSLLVLLFVVLVFVFCARKGRKKENSLATSGGRLPVILEKVSSEAREHRTKTTATAANLSPPPENLVVERMQGKNGSVKRVKSPITATSYSVATLQTATNSFSQDNLIGEGSLGRVYRAEFSNGKLMAIKKIDNAALSLQEEDNFLEAVSNMSRLRHPNIVPLAGYCAEHGQRLLVHDYIANGSLQDLLYFADDRSKMLTWNARIRVALGTARGLEYLHEVCLPSVVHRNLKSANILLDEELNPHLSDCGLASLTPNTERQVSSTQMVGSFGYSAPEFALSGLYTVKSDVYSFGVVMLELLTGRKPLDSSRVRSEQSLVRWATPQLHDIDALAKMVDPSLNGMYAAKSLSRFADIIALCVQPEPEFRPPMSEVVQALVRLMQRASVVKRRSSEDSGFIYRTPDHEAYEMSY; this is translated from the exons atggagaggaaGAGGTGGAGATTGTTCTTGGAGGCTTTGGTACTTGTGGAGCTGATAATCTTTGGTTTTGGACTGGTTCAAGGGACTACTGATCCGTCTGATG TCCAAGCGCTTCAGGTTCTATATACATCACTAAACAACCCATCACAGCTAACTGGTTGGAAATCAAGTGGCGGTGATCCATGTGCAGAATCATGGAAGGGAATATCCTGCGAAGGGTCTGCTGTTGTTTCTAT TCAAATCTCTGGGCTAGGACTCAGCGGGTCAATGGGATACATGCTTAATGGCCTCGTGAAGCTAAGAACTCT AGATTTGAGTGGGAACAACTTTCATGATGCCATCCCTTACCAATTACCGCCAAACCTTACAAGCTT CAATATTGCGCACAACAACTTGACTGGGAATCTTCCATATTCTATCGCCACCATGTTTTCTCTTAATTACTT GAATGCTAGCAGCAACTCCCTTGCACAATCTATTGGGGATATTTTTCTGAATCTAACTGACCTTTCAACCGT GGATCTCTCTTCCAATAATTTCAGCGGAGATCTTCCAGCCTCCTTAAATACCGTGTCTAATTTATCTACTCT TCATTTGCAGAACAACCAGTTAACCGGTTCTCTAAATGTTCTGACTGGTTTGCCATTGACTGATTT AAATGTTGCAAACAATCAATTTAATGGATGGATACCACGAGAGCTCATTTCTATCCCAAATTTTAG aTATGATGGTAATTCATTTAACAATGGTCCTgcccctcctcctccaccatACACTCCGCCTCCACCTGGTAGATCTCATAATAATCGCAGCAATTCTCCTAGTTCAAAAAAGCCTGGGGATTCTGGTGGCAGATCATCGAATCCTTCTAATGGAAACAAGAAAGGGCTAACAGCTGGAGCTATTATTGGCATTGTTGTGGGCTCTCTTCTGGTGCTTCTTTTTGTTGTGCTTGTGTTTGTTTTCTGCGCGAGAAAGGGTAGAAAGAAGGAAAACAGCCTAGCAACTTCTGGTGGGAGGCTTCCTGTAATTCTTGAAAAAG TGAGCTCTGAGGCTCGTGAACACAGGACAAAAACCACTGCAACTGCAGCAAATTTGAGCCCCCCTCCAGAAAACTTGGTGGTTGAGAGGATGCAGGGGAAAAATGGTTCTGTAAAGAGAGTCAAATCACCTATAACTGCTACATCCTACAGTGTTGCTACCCTACAAACAGCAACAAATAGCTTCAGTCAAGATAATCTTATCGGTGAAGGTTCTCTTGGTCGCGTTTATAGAGCAGAGTTTTCCAATGGGAAG CTGATGGCCATTAAGAAGATTGACAATGCAGCATTGTCATTGCAAGAAGAAGATAATTTCCTTGAAGCTGTTTCGAATATGTCGCGCCTTAGGCACCCAAACATTGTTCCATTGGCAGGATATTGTGCAGAACATGGTCAGCGTCTTCTGGTTCATGATTATATTGCAAATGGTAGCTTGCAAGATTTGTTATACTTTGCTGATGATAGGAGCAAGATGTTGACATGGAATGCACGTATTAGAGTAGCGCTTGGCACTGCGCGAGGTCTTGA GTACTTGCATGAAGTATGTCTTCCTTCTGTTGTTCATAGAAACTTGAAGTCGGCAAACATTTTACTTGATGAAGAACTCAATCCCCATTTGTCAGACTGCGGCTTAGCTTCTCTAACTCCGAATACAGAAAGACAG GTATCATCAACTCAAATGGTTGGTTCATTTGGATATAGTGCTCCTGAATTTGCCCTATCTGGATTATACACCGTAAAAAGTGATGTATATAGCTTTGGGGTGGTGATGTTGGAGCTCTTAACAGGTCGCAAGCCATTAGATAG TTCAAGGGTGAGATCAGAACAGTCTTTAGTAAGATGGGCTACTCCTCAGCTCCATGATATTGACGCCCTGGCGAAAATGGTTGATCCCTCACTTAATGGCATGTATGCTGCAAAGTCTTTGTCACGTTTTGCTGACATCATTGCTCTCTGTGTTCAG CCTGAACCCGAGTTCCGGCCACCCATGTCTGAAGTTGTGCAAGCACTGGTCCGGTTAATGCAAAGGGCTAGTGTAGTTAAAAGGCGATCAAGTGAGGATTCAGGTTTCATATACAGAACCCCGGACCATGAGGCATACGAGATGTCTTATTAA